In Syntrophorhabdaceae bacterium, the genomic window GAAATGACGAAGGAGCTCGGTGCGGACTTCACGGACGGCGACTTCCCCAGCTACCAGAAGCTGCACAAATACCTGTCCTAGAGGCGTTCGGGCCAGTTTTGTGACTATTCTTTCGCATATCTTTTCAGATAGTTCAGATCTTCCTCCGTGAAGCCTTCCCAGGCGTAGGGAAAGAGAGCGTTATTCTGGTAGATGGCATCGTCGGCGATGGGGAACCTTGCCGCCTCCTTGTACGTCTCGAACATGGGGGTGTGTGGTATGGGCGTGTATTCGGCAATGTGGGGCGTCACTTCGAGGGCCTTGAGATAATCGATTCCTTCCTTTACCTCCTGCCAGGGTTGCCCGGGCAGGCCGGCCAGGATGTAGGCGGTGACGCCCTCCTTGCTGTAGCCGGCCCGTTTCAGGGCCGTCAGGGCTTTTTCGAAAACGGCGCGCGTCACCTTGCCCCCGGTGCCCGCCTGCACGGCGGGATTGACGGATTCAAGGCCGATGCGAACCTCCCGGAAGCCACAGCGGGCACAAAGGGCGGCCGTTTCATCGTCGATGAAGGCGGCATTGAGGGCGTTGGGGTTGTAAATATCTATCGCAAATGGCAATGAGGCGATCCTTTTCAGGAGGGGTTTAGCGTAGTCTTTGCTCCTGTAGAGGAGACTGTCGTCGTAGAACACGAAACGGTGAACGCCGCGTTCGTGCCAGTGCCGTATCTCCTCCACGACGGAGTCGACGCTGCGGCGCGTTATCCCGGGGTAGATGTAGGAGGTAGCGCAATAGGTGCAGTGAAATGCACAGCCCAAAGACGTCAGGAGCGGGACAAAAGGTATGCTGTCGCAGAGATCGAACGCGGGATATGGCAAGACATTGAGATCGTCCATGACCGGCTTGAAGGCGAGTACCTTTCCCGTCCGGTTTTCGATGAACCCATAGAAGAGGCCTAACGCACCCGAGGGGACGACGAGATCCGCGGCCCTGAAGTTCGCGACGGCCTGCTCATGGCAGAGCGTGGGGTATATGCCGCCGACAGCTATCCTGGAGCGGGGATGGATCCGGCGCGCGAGATCGACGACCTCCATGGTCCCCACGTACCAATAGGTCATGATGGATGTAATAAGTATGATGTCGG contains:
- a CDS encoding radical SAM protein encodes the protein MKTPRALAINPYVYDFAAYNFWSSPLGLLYIAGILRQNGFHVDLVDCMSVREEKRKADGRAPYRKQKVPRPDALRGVRKSLRRYGMPPEELAAVLEGMESPDIILITSIMTYWYVGTMEVVDLARRIHPRSRIAVGGIYPTLCHEQAVANFRAADLVVPSGALGLFYGFIENRTGKVLAFKPVMDDLNVLPYPAFDLCDSIPFVPLLTSLGCAFHCTYCATSYIYPGITRRSVDSVVEEIRHWHERGVHRFVFYDDSLLYRSKDYAKPLLKRIASLPFAIDIYNPNALNAAFIDDETAALCARCGFREVRIGLESVNPAVQAGTGGKVTRAVFEKALTALKRAGYSKEGVTAYILAGLPGQPWQEVKEGIDYLKALEVTPHIAEYTPIPHTPMFETYKEAARFPIADDAIYQNNALFPYAWEGFTEEDLNYLKRYAKE